One part of the Rutidosis leptorrhynchoides isolate AG116_Rl617_1_P2 chromosome 1, CSIRO_AGI_Rlap_v1, whole genome shotgun sequence genome encodes these proteins:
- the LOC139875269 gene encoding DUF724 domain-containing protein 7-like isoform X1, with protein MDVTHHISLPFLTKGSRVEVSSDEDGLSGVWFVATVIRPPPSISDHTSNNLVYVEYCNLLADDGSTKLREYANVAYVRPPPPLDSDSNNNVHSDFELNDVVDAFYSGGWWTGVISSVVDKHNFVVTFQNPPDRLQFHISKLRIHRQWVDGKWVQPRNQRTAGLMFTVGKKVEVSFEKESLRDVWFPATILKNSGNDSFLVEYRQPGNGDEAILNKVTVDYLHIRPSPPRLRDKKFVLLEKVDAYYDFGWRSGVVTKELADNRYNVFFKHTKQEREFIYSSVRPHMEWKGGKWFNTSQGDMNGRTNRLLIDEQIEQTPPNVSHQSTVAISIMKRTKRANLDCNDTSSPPSKILRDEMLIDVPSKRQNETSVGQSDGLDSEACEINEQVVSKTENLSHGKKVHSKRGNGIGLDTPIVNSSKKRGRLANELKSLLNYHEGLQSNEISSSRVKILQKSSNETPDVAENDIIQPPLTAIDKAGYEGDVASVAPKKKKGRPFKLQTLSPKTVATSIMKRTKHANLDKDEMLINGPSKRQNETPFGQSDGFDSEGSLINDQAFSKTENLSHGKKVHSKRGSNIGLDTPIVNFSRKRGRLANELKSLLNYSEGPKVDLAETTLEINKRSNSTKDLHVRVVMGLQSNGMTSSRRKKLPGKTPDIAENDIIQPGDKAGNEGDVASVAPNIIASNLSVRRGSKKKSSRKGKRGRKRTFTINSESSDLDSEDASKEKADVRLENDTAKTNLEASFEKSLDTVLDDQPLSTWFEGVQSHGPVVDMEQSSKAREKRMEIVAFSDGETLPFVRSTPLWKTLESMEAFQKIPQKPHFRPLLEGVKKSAREGVTFGMMVTFSTMVDKTRGLKFDDPRSEIEDCLETLVELEDNGFDVNVIRERLLGLLEQKDKNDELEERSKRVGEKIEEHRKIQGENVDEEMEELHRQLRELEERRRRVLLKKDKRNSEICVMKTKAEKIEREMREVCVEFDRLAATPL; from the exons ATGGATGTTACTCATCACATTTCACTCCCCTTCTTAACCAAAGGCTCTAGAGTTGAAGTCAGCTCCGACGAAGACGGTTTATCTGGCGTGTGGTTCGTTGCCACCGTAATCCGCCCACCGCCTTCCATCTCCGATCACACTAGTAACAACCTTGTTTACGTCGAATACTGCAATTTGTTAGCAGACGACGGTTCTACAAAATTAAGAGAATACGCTAACGTTGCTTACGTcagacctccaccaccacttgattCCGATAGTAACAATAATGTTCATTCCGATTTCGAGTTAAACGACGTCGTTGATGCGTTTTATAGTGGAGGTTGGTGGACCGGTGTGATTTCTTCTGTTGTAGACAAACATAATTTTGTTGTTACGTTTCAAAATCCACCTGATAGACTTCAGTTCCATATTTCAAAACTACGGATTCATCGGCAATGGGTCGATGGCAAATGGGTCCAACCCCGGAATCAG AGAACAGCAGGGTTGATGTTCACTGTAGGGAAAAAAGTGGAAGTATCTTTTGAGAAGGAAAGTTTACGAGATGTTTGGTTTCCTGCAACGATTTTAAAGAATTCGGGGAATGATAGTTTTCTAGTGGAGTATCGGCAGCCAGGAAATGGTGATGAGGCAATTCTTAATAAGGTTACGGTAGATTATCTCCATATTCGACCATCGCCACCTCGTTTGAGAGACAAGAAGTTTGTTTTGTTGGAAAAGGTGGACGCGTACTATGATTTTGGTTGGCGGAGTGGAGTGGTTACCAAAGAGCTTGCGGATAATAGGTATAATGTGTTCTTTAAGCACACGAAACAGGAAAGGGAATTCATTTACTCGAGTGTACGGCCGCATATGGAATGGAAAGGTGGCAAATGGTTCAACACTTCTCAG GGTGACATGAATGGAAGAACAAATCGCTTGTTGATAGATGAGCAGATTGAGCAGACACCCCCTAACGTTAGTCATCAATCGACTGTTGCAATATCAATAATGAAGAGAACAAAGCGTGCAAATCTTGATTGCAATGATACAAGTTCACCACCTTCAAAGATATTAAGGGATGAAATGCTGATTGATGTTCCAAGTAAAAGACAAAACGAGACATCTGTTGGTCAATCTGATGGCCTTGATTCTGAAGCTTGTGAAATAAATGAGCAAGTGGTTAGTAAAACTGAGAATCTTTCTCATGGAAAGAAAGTG CACAGTAAAAGAGGAAACGGTATCGGACTGGATACTCCAATAGTGAATTCTTCAAAAAAGAGGGGGAGATTAGCCAACGAGCTTAAAAGCTTGCTAAATTATCACGAAG GGTTACAATCTAATGAGATATCATCATCACGAGTGAAGATACTTCAAAAGTCGTCTAATGAAACTCCAGATGTTGCAGAAAACGACATAATACAACCACCATTAACAGCAATTGATAAG GCGGGATATGAAGGTGATGTGGCGTCTGTTGCGCCAAAAAAGAAGAAGGGTAGACCATTCAAGTTACAAACCTTAAGCCCTAAGACTGTTGCAACATCAATAATGAAGAGAACAAAACATGCAAATCTTGATAAGGATGAAATGCTGATTAATGGTCCAAGTAAAAGACAAAACGAGACACCTTTTGGTCAATCGGATGGCTTTGATTCTGAAGGTAGTCTAATAAACGACCAAGCGTTTAGTAAAACTGAGAATCTTTCTCATGGAAAGAAAGTG CATAGTAAACGAGGAAGCAATATTGGACTGGATACTCCAATAGTGAATTTTTCAAGAAAGAGGGGGAGATTAGCCAACGAGCTTAAAAGTTTGCTAAATTATAGCGAAG GACCGAAAGTTGACTTAGCTGAAACAACCCTAGAGATTAATAAAAGAAGTAATTCTACCAAAGACTTACACGTACGTGTTGTCATGGGGTTACAATCTAATGGGATGACATCATCACGACGAAAGAAGTTGCCTGGTAAAACTCCAGATATTGCAGAAAATGACATAATACAACCAGGTGATAAG GCGGGAAACGAAGGTGATGTGGCATCTGTTGCACCAAATATTATAGCTAGTAATTTAAGTGTTCGACGAGGGAGTAAGAAAAAGTCATCAAGGAAAGGAAAACGAGGAAGGAAGAGAACATTCACTATAAACTCTGAATCTTCAGATCTAG ATTCTGAAGATGCATCTAAAGAAAAAGCAGATGTGAGATTGGAGAACGATACTGCAAAGACAAATCTTGAAGCATCTTTTGAAAAGTCACTGGATACCGTGTTGGATGATCAACCTCTTTCGACGTGGTTTGAGGGAGTGCAATCTCATGGCCCGG TTGTAGATATGGAGCAATCATCCAAGGCGAGGGAGAAACGTATGGAAATTGTTGCATTCTCTGATGGTGAAACCTTACCCTTTGTGAGAAGCACACCACTATGGAAGACACTAGAATCGATGGAAGCATTCCAGAAGATTCCACAGAAACCGCATTTTCGTCCATTACTGGAAGGTGTGAAGAAGAGTGCTCGAGAAGGCGTAACCTTTGGTATGATGGTAACGTTCTCAACAATGGTGGACAAGACTCGTGGTTTGAAGTTTGATGATCCAAGAAGTGAAATAGAGGACTGTTTAGAAACACTTGTGGAACTCGAGGATAACGGATTTGATGTGAACGTGATACGAGAACGGTTGTTAGGATTGCTTGAACAAAAAGACAAAAATGATGAGCTGGAAGAGCGGTCGAAACGGGTAGGGGAGAAAATCGAGGAACATCGTAAGATACAGGGtgaaaatgttgatgaagaaatgGAGGAACTACATAGACAGTTAAGGGAATTAGAGGAACGAAGGAGACGGGTTTTGTTGAAGAAGGATAAAAGGAATTCGGAGATTTGTGTTATGAAAACAAAAGCGGAAAAGATCGAGCGAGAAATGAGAGAAGTTTGTGTGGAATTCGATAGGTTAGCTGCTACCCCTTTATGA
- the LOC139875269 gene encoding DUF724 domain-containing protein 7-like isoform X2 → MDVTHHISLPFLTKGSRVEVSSDEDGLSGVWFVATVIRPPPSISDHTSNNLVYVEYCNLLADDGSTKLREYANVAYVRPPPPLDSDSNNNVHSDFELNDVVDAFYSGGWWTGVISSVVDKHNFVVTFQNPPDRLQFHISKLRIHRQWVDGKWVQPRNQRTAGLMFTVGKKVEVSFEKESLRDVWFPATILKNSGNDSFLVEYRQPGNGDEAILNKVTVDYLHIRPSPPRLRDKKFVLLEKVDAYYDFGWRSGVVTKELADNRYNVFFKHTKQEREFIYSSVRPHMEWKGGKWFNTSQGDMNGRTNRLLIDEQIEQTPPNVSHQSTVAISIMKRTKRANLDCNDTSSPPSKILRDEMLIDVPSKRQNETSVGQSDGLDSEACEINEQVVSKTENLSHGKKVHSKRGNGIGLDTPIVNSSKKRGRLANELKSLLNYHEGLQSNEISSSRVKILQKSSNETPDVAENDIIQPPLTAIDKAGYEGDVASVAPKKKKGRPFKLQTLSPKTVATSIMKRTKHANLDKDEMLINGPSKRQNETPFGQSDGFDSEGSLINDQAFSKTENLSHGKKVHSKRGSNIGLDTPIVNFSRKRGRLANELKSLLNYSEGPKVDLAETTLEINKRSNSTKDLHVRVVMGLQSNGMTSSRRKKLPGKTPDIAENDIIQPGDKAGNEGDVASVAPNIIASNLSVRRGSKKKSSRKGKRGRKRTFTINSESSDLDSEDASKEKADVRLENDTAKTNLEASFEKSLDTVLDDQPLSTWFEGVQSHGPDMEQSSKAREKRMEIVAFSDGETLPFVRSTPLWKTLESMEAFQKIPQKPHFRPLLEGVKKSAREGVTFGMMVTFSTMVDKTRGLKFDDPRSEIEDCLETLVELEDNGFDVNVIRERLLGLLEQKDKNDELEERSKRVGEKIEEHRKIQGENVDEEMEELHRQLRELEERRRRVLLKKDKRNSEICVMKTKAEKIEREMREVCVEFDRLAATPL, encoded by the exons ATGGATGTTACTCATCACATTTCACTCCCCTTCTTAACCAAAGGCTCTAGAGTTGAAGTCAGCTCCGACGAAGACGGTTTATCTGGCGTGTGGTTCGTTGCCACCGTAATCCGCCCACCGCCTTCCATCTCCGATCACACTAGTAACAACCTTGTTTACGTCGAATACTGCAATTTGTTAGCAGACGACGGTTCTACAAAATTAAGAGAATACGCTAACGTTGCTTACGTcagacctccaccaccacttgattCCGATAGTAACAATAATGTTCATTCCGATTTCGAGTTAAACGACGTCGTTGATGCGTTTTATAGTGGAGGTTGGTGGACCGGTGTGATTTCTTCTGTTGTAGACAAACATAATTTTGTTGTTACGTTTCAAAATCCACCTGATAGACTTCAGTTCCATATTTCAAAACTACGGATTCATCGGCAATGGGTCGATGGCAAATGGGTCCAACCCCGGAATCAG AGAACAGCAGGGTTGATGTTCACTGTAGGGAAAAAAGTGGAAGTATCTTTTGAGAAGGAAAGTTTACGAGATGTTTGGTTTCCTGCAACGATTTTAAAGAATTCGGGGAATGATAGTTTTCTAGTGGAGTATCGGCAGCCAGGAAATGGTGATGAGGCAATTCTTAATAAGGTTACGGTAGATTATCTCCATATTCGACCATCGCCACCTCGTTTGAGAGACAAGAAGTTTGTTTTGTTGGAAAAGGTGGACGCGTACTATGATTTTGGTTGGCGGAGTGGAGTGGTTACCAAAGAGCTTGCGGATAATAGGTATAATGTGTTCTTTAAGCACACGAAACAGGAAAGGGAATTCATTTACTCGAGTGTACGGCCGCATATGGAATGGAAAGGTGGCAAATGGTTCAACACTTCTCAG GGTGACATGAATGGAAGAACAAATCGCTTGTTGATAGATGAGCAGATTGAGCAGACACCCCCTAACGTTAGTCATCAATCGACTGTTGCAATATCAATAATGAAGAGAACAAAGCGTGCAAATCTTGATTGCAATGATACAAGTTCACCACCTTCAAAGATATTAAGGGATGAAATGCTGATTGATGTTCCAAGTAAAAGACAAAACGAGACATCTGTTGGTCAATCTGATGGCCTTGATTCTGAAGCTTGTGAAATAAATGAGCAAGTGGTTAGTAAAACTGAGAATCTTTCTCATGGAAAGAAAGTG CACAGTAAAAGAGGAAACGGTATCGGACTGGATACTCCAATAGTGAATTCTTCAAAAAAGAGGGGGAGATTAGCCAACGAGCTTAAAAGCTTGCTAAATTATCACGAAG GGTTACAATCTAATGAGATATCATCATCACGAGTGAAGATACTTCAAAAGTCGTCTAATGAAACTCCAGATGTTGCAGAAAACGACATAATACAACCACCATTAACAGCAATTGATAAG GCGGGATATGAAGGTGATGTGGCGTCTGTTGCGCCAAAAAAGAAGAAGGGTAGACCATTCAAGTTACAAACCTTAAGCCCTAAGACTGTTGCAACATCAATAATGAAGAGAACAAAACATGCAAATCTTGATAAGGATGAAATGCTGATTAATGGTCCAAGTAAAAGACAAAACGAGACACCTTTTGGTCAATCGGATGGCTTTGATTCTGAAGGTAGTCTAATAAACGACCAAGCGTTTAGTAAAACTGAGAATCTTTCTCATGGAAAGAAAGTG CATAGTAAACGAGGAAGCAATATTGGACTGGATACTCCAATAGTGAATTTTTCAAGAAAGAGGGGGAGATTAGCCAACGAGCTTAAAAGTTTGCTAAATTATAGCGAAG GACCGAAAGTTGACTTAGCTGAAACAACCCTAGAGATTAATAAAAGAAGTAATTCTACCAAAGACTTACACGTACGTGTTGTCATGGGGTTACAATCTAATGGGATGACATCATCACGACGAAAGAAGTTGCCTGGTAAAACTCCAGATATTGCAGAAAATGACATAATACAACCAGGTGATAAG GCGGGAAACGAAGGTGATGTGGCATCTGTTGCACCAAATATTATAGCTAGTAATTTAAGTGTTCGACGAGGGAGTAAGAAAAAGTCATCAAGGAAAGGAAAACGAGGAAGGAAGAGAACATTCACTATAAACTCTGAATCTTCAGATCTAG ATTCTGAAGATGCATCTAAAGAAAAAGCAGATGTGAGATTGGAGAACGATACTGCAAAGACAAATCTTGAAGCATCTTTTGAAAAGTCACTGGATACCGTGTTGGATGATCAACCTCTTTCGACGTGGTTTGAGGGAGTGCAATCTCATGGCCCGG ATATGGAGCAATCATCCAAGGCGAGGGAGAAACGTATGGAAATTGTTGCATTCTCTGATGGTGAAACCTTACCCTTTGTGAGAAGCACACCACTATGGAAGACACTAGAATCGATGGAAGCATTCCAGAAGATTCCACAGAAACCGCATTTTCGTCCATTACTGGAAGGTGTGAAGAAGAGTGCTCGAGAAGGCGTAACCTTTGGTATGATGGTAACGTTCTCAACAATGGTGGACAAGACTCGTGGTTTGAAGTTTGATGATCCAAGAAGTGAAATAGAGGACTGTTTAGAAACACTTGTGGAACTCGAGGATAACGGATTTGATGTGAACGTGATACGAGAACGGTTGTTAGGATTGCTTGAACAAAAAGACAAAAATGATGAGCTGGAAGAGCGGTCGAAACGGGTAGGGGAGAAAATCGAGGAACATCGTAAGATACAGGGtgaaaatgttgatgaagaaatgGAGGAACTACATAGACAGTTAAGGGAATTAGAGGAACGAAGGAGACGGGTTTTGTTGAAGAAGGATAAAAGGAATTCGGAGATTTGTGTTATGAAAACAAAAGCGGAAAAGATCGAGCGAGAAATGAGAGAAGTTTGTGTGGAATTCGATAGGTTAGCTGCTACCCCTTTATGA
- the LOC139875269 gene encoding DUF724 domain-containing protein 7-like isoform X3, with protein MGRWQMGPTPESAGLMFTVGKKVEVSFEKESLRDVWFPATILKNSGNDSFLVEYRQPGNGDEAILNKVTVDYLHIRPSPPRLRDKKFVLLEKVDAYYDFGWRSGVVTKELADNRYNVFFKHTKQEREFIYSSVRPHMEWKGGKWFNTSQGDMNGRTNRLLIDEQIEQTPPNVSHQSTVAISIMKRTKRANLDCNDTSSPPSKILRDEMLIDVPSKRQNETSVGQSDGLDSEACEINEQVVSKTENLSHGKKVHSKRGNGIGLDTPIVNSSKKRGRLANELKSLLNYHEGLQSNEISSSRVKILQKSSNETPDVAENDIIQPPLTAIDKAGYEGDVASVAPKKKKGRPFKLQTLSPKTVATSIMKRTKHANLDKDEMLINGPSKRQNETPFGQSDGFDSEGSLINDQAFSKTENLSHGKKVHSKRGSNIGLDTPIVNFSRKRGRLANELKSLLNYSEGPKVDLAETTLEINKRSNSTKDLHVRVVMGLQSNGMTSSRRKKLPGKTPDIAENDIIQPGDKAGNEGDVASVAPNIIASNLSVRRGSKKKSSRKGKRGRKRTFTINSESSDLDSEDASKEKADVRLENDTAKTNLEASFEKSLDTVLDDQPLSTWFEGVQSHGPVVDMEQSSKAREKRMEIVAFSDGETLPFVRSTPLWKTLESMEAFQKIPQKPHFRPLLEGVKKSAREGVTFGMMVTFSTMVDKTRGLKFDDPRSEIEDCLETLVELEDNGFDVNVIRERLLGLLEQKDKNDELEERSKRVGEKIEEHRKIQGENVDEEMEELHRQLRELEERRRRVLLKKDKRNSEICVMKTKAEKIEREMREVCVEFDRLAATPL; from the exons ATGGGTCGATGGCAAATGGGTCCAACCCCGGAATCAG CAGGGTTGATGTTCACTGTAGGGAAAAAAGTGGAAGTATCTTTTGAGAAGGAAAGTTTACGAGATGTTTGGTTTCCTGCAACGATTTTAAAGAATTCGGGGAATGATAGTTTTCTAGTGGAGTATCGGCAGCCAGGAAATGGTGATGAGGCAATTCTTAATAAGGTTACGGTAGATTATCTCCATATTCGACCATCGCCACCTCGTTTGAGAGACAAGAAGTTTGTTTTGTTGGAAAAGGTGGACGCGTACTATGATTTTGGTTGGCGGAGTGGAGTGGTTACCAAAGAGCTTGCGGATAATAGGTATAATGTGTTCTTTAAGCACACGAAACAGGAAAGGGAATTCATTTACTCGAGTGTACGGCCGCATATGGAATGGAAAGGTGGCAAATGGTTCAACACTTCTCAG GGTGACATGAATGGAAGAACAAATCGCTTGTTGATAGATGAGCAGATTGAGCAGACACCCCCTAACGTTAGTCATCAATCGACTGTTGCAATATCAATAATGAAGAGAACAAAGCGTGCAAATCTTGATTGCAATGATACAAGTTCACCACCTTCAAAGATATTAAGGGATGAAATGCTGATTGATGTTCCAAGTAAAAGACAAAACGAGACATCTGTTGGTCAATCTGATGGCCTTGATTCTGAAGCTTGTGAAATAAATGAGCAAGTGGTTAGTAAAACTGAGAATCTTTCTCATGGAAAGAAAGTG CACAGTAAAAGAGGAAACGGTATCGGACTGGATACTCCAATAGTGAATTCTTCAAAAAAGAGGGGGAGATTAGCCAACGAGCTTAAAAGCTTGCTAAATTATCACGAAG GGTTACAATCTAATGAGATATCATCATCACGAGTGAAGATACTTCAAAAGTCGTCTAATGAAACTCCAGATGTTGCAGAAAACGACATAATACAACCACCATTAACAGCAATTGATAAG GCGGGATATGAAGGTGATGTGGCGTCTGTTGCGCCAAAAAAGAAGAAGGGTAGACCATTCAAGTTACAAACCTTAAGCCCTAAGACTGTTGCAACATCAATAATGAAGAGAACAAAACATGCAAATCTTGATAAGGATGAAATGCTGATTAATGGTCCAAGTAAAAGACAAAACGAGACACCTTTTGGTCAATCGGATGGCTTTGATTCTGAAGGTAGTCTAATAAACGACCAAGCGTTTAGTAAAACTGAGAATCTTTCTCATGGAAAGAAAGTG CATAGTAAACGAGGAAGCAATATTGGACTGGATACTCCAATAGTGAATTTTTCAAGAAAGAGGGGGAGATTAGCCAACGAGCTTAAAAGTTTGCTAAATTATAGCGAAG GACCGAAAGTTGACTTAGCTGAAACAACCCTAGAGATTAATAAAAGAAGTAATTCTACCAAAGACTTACACGTACGTGTTGTCATGGGGTTACAATCTAATGGGATGACATCATCACGACGAAAGAAGTTGCCTGGTAAAACTCCAGATATTGCAGAAAATGACATAATACAACCAGGTGATAAG GCGGGAAACGAAGGTGATGTGGCATCTGTTGCACCAAATATTATAGCTAGTAATTTAAGTGTTCGACGAGGGAGTAAGAAAAAGTCATCAAGGAAAGGAAAACGAGGAAGGAAGAGAACATTCACTATAAACTCTGAATCTTCAGATCTAG ATTCTGAAGATGCATCTAAAGAAAAAGCAGATGTGAGATTGGAGAACGATACTGCAAAGACAAATCTTGAAGCATCTTTTGAAAAGTCACTGGATACCGTGTTGGATGATCAACCTCTTTCGACGTGGTTTGAGGGAGTGCAATCTCATGGCCCGG TTGTAGATATGGAGCAATCATCCAAGGCGAGGGAGAAACGTATGGAAATTGTTGCATTCTCTGATGGTGAAACCTTACCCTTTGTGAGAAGCACACCACTATGGAAGACACTAGAATCGATGGAAGCATTCCAGAAGATTCCACAGAAACCGCATTTTCGTCCATTACTGGAAGGTGTGAAGAAGAGTGCTCGAGAAGGCGTAACCTTTGGTATGATGGTAACGTTCTCAACAATGGTGGACAAGACTCGTGGTTTGAAGTTTGATGATCCAAGAAGTGAAATAGAGGACTGTTTAGAAACACTTGTGGAACTCGAGGATAACGGATTTGATGTGAACGTGATACGAGAACGGTTGTTAGGATTGCTTGAACAAAAAGACAAAAATGATGAGCTGGAAGAGCGGTCGAAACGGGTAGGGGAGAAAATCGAGGAACATCGTAAGATACAGGGtgaaaatgttgatgaagaaatgGAGGAACTACATAGACAGTTAAGGGAATTAGAGGAACGAAGGAGACGGGTTTTGTTGAAGAAGGATAAAAGGAATTCGGAGATTTGTGTTATGAAAACAAAAGCGGAAAAGATCGAGCGAGAAATGAGAGAAGTTTGTGTGGAATTCGATAGGTTAGCTGCTACCCCTTTATGA
- the LOC139875281 gene encoding uncharacterized protein: protein MDNKELLMMMIKMENNHNYLDDTITAADQKSCLGFMDLLGYQDYYNSSSFIYDDNNNNHYNNNSDEPPLLLPSASSLSMEMDVATSSDNHHLKYIKKNEEEDLITTGNGVDEESSSVVLNGQQPSSPNSCSISTSPSHQQLHKPIKQCMKGKKTSLDGEETKTNKKKKVKEAKFAFMTRSEIDHLDDGYRWRKYGQKAVKNSHFPRSYYKCTSASCNVKKRVERCMNDPSYVVTTYEGQHIHIPPSSLRTSLSNTYTFNHLINPPTSAFNTATIATKYANSAMLKLDQGGLLQDMLPCHQ, encoded by the exons ATGGACAACAAAGAGttactgatgatgatgattaaaatgGAAAATAATCATAATTATCTTGATGATACTATTACTGCTGCTGATCAAAAGTCTTGTTTAGGGTTCATGGATTTATTAGGCTATCAAGATTATTATAATTCTTCTTCTTTTAtttatgacgataataataataatcattataacaataatagtgatgAGCCACCACTGTTACTACCATCAGCATCGTCATTATCAATGGAAATGGATGTAGCCACGTCATCAGATAATCATCATTTGAAATATATTAAGAAGAATGAAGAAGAAGATCTAATTACAACTGGAAATGGAGTTGATGAAGAATCATCATCAGTGGTGTTAAATGGTCAGCAGCCATCATCACCAAATTCTTGTTCTATCTCTACTTCACCTTCTCATCAACAACTTCACAAGCCCATTAAACA GTGCATGAAAGGGAAGAAGACTTCATTGGATGGAGAAGAAACAAAGACGAATAAAAAAAAGAAAGTAAAAGAAGCAAAATTTGCATTCATGACAAGAAGTGAGATTGATCATCTTGATGATGGTTATAGATGGCGCAAGTATGGTCAAAAAGCTGTCAAGAACAGCCATTTCCCAAG GAGCTATTACAAGTGCACAAGTGCATCATGTAATGTAAAGAAGAGAGTTGAAAGGTGTATGAATGATCCATCATATGTTGTTACAACTTATGAAGGCCAACACATTCATATACCCCCATCATCACTTCGTACCTCATTATCCAACACTTACACATTTAATCATCTCATTAATCCCCCAACTTCAGCCTTCAACACCGCCACAATTGCGACTAAGTACGCCAACTCAGCCATGCTAAAGCTAGATCAAGGAGGACTTCTTCAAGACATGTTGCCATGTCATCAATGA